Genomic window (Deltaproteobacteria bacterium):
GTGATGATGTGCGGCCCGAACAGTTGGCCAAGGAGGTTGTGGCGCTGGCCAATCTGCAAGGAGGCCGGATATTGCTGGGCGTGGCCGATGATGGCTCCATTGTGGGCGTTCAGAATAAAGAGGCAATCCCGCTTGGAGATGCCTCTTTATATGCCTCTTTAAATGAAGCGCTATCAGGGTTTGCGAATTTCTTCGTTGGTGGCACACTGTTGCTTGGAGCAGCAGAAGGACCTGGACAAGGATAGACAGGGAGTCATGGAACCGACAGCGGCAGCGATCGAAAAGATCGTACGGGCGATCGTCGACGAGGTCCGCCCCATCCGGGTGATCCTGTTCGGCTCGATTGCCCGGGGGGAATCCCGTGCTTCCAGCGATGTGGATCTTCTCGTCGTCGTACCCGAGGGGAGCCATCGGCGGCAGATGGCGCGGCGTCTCTATAAGGCCGTATCCGGCGGAGGAGTCCCGTTCGACCTGGTGATCGCGACCGAAGGAGACATCGACCGCTACGGCGACCGGATCGGTCTCGTTTACCGAACAGCTTTGGCGGAGGGACGGGTGCTTTATGCCGCCTGATCCCGGGACCCCTGCGGACTGGCTCCGTCATGCCCGGTCCGACCTGAGCCTTGCCCGCAAAGCGGGTGATCCCGACACGCTCCTCGAAACTCTCTGCTTTCACGCCCAGCAGGCGACGGAAAAATGTTTCAAGGCGATCCTCGTGTCGCGTGGTATCCCGCCACCGGCGACCCACAATCTGAAGACCCTCATCGAGAAGTTCCCTCCGGATCTCGGCGTTCCGGCCGATGTCGCCGACGCCATCGCCCTCACGGACTACGCCGTTACGACACGATATCCAGGCGTATACGAAGAGGTGGGGGAGGATGAGTATCGGGATGCCCTCAGGATGGCGGAACGCGTCATGGCATGGGTCGAGAGTGTCACCTGAGAACACAAGAATCCCCCCCCGGCAGGTGAAAATGAATCGTCTTCGGCGACTTCTCAGGAACGTCCCTGTTCTGCGGTTCGACGCCCCGGCCGTCACCGCCGGCGTGCTGATCGTGGTGTTCTGACGGTAATCGGGCCAGGGGGTATTGCCTCATTGCCCATTTTGGGTGTATCCTCAGGGGTGAGGAGGGCTGAAAGATGCTTTTGCACGTCGATTCGAGAAAGCGGATCACGATCCCCAACGATGCGAACCTGAGGCCGGGGGACACGGTGGAACTGGAAATTCTTTCGGACGGCCGCTTGGTCCTCGTGCCCGTGGCGACGATCCCGAAGCACCAACTCTGGGCGTGGACGCCGGAGAACCGCAAGGCCGTGTCCGATTCCCTGAGAGACCCTCGCCCGTCCATCGTTCTGGAGTCGAAGGAGGAAGCGGAGGCGCTCGCCAAACGGTGGGACGGTGAGGATTGAGGTCCGCCCCGCCTTCGACGAGGCGGTCCGGGCCGCCGAGCGGCCGATCCGCAATGCCGCCGCAAAGACGCTGCGCCTCCTCCAGGAGATCGAGTACCGGCAGCTCCTGTCCCATCCCGGGCTCCATTTCGAGAAGTTGCATGGGTACATCGAGCAGGAAACGGGAAATCAGATCTACTCGATCCGGATCTCCAGCTCCGCGCGGGCGCTGGTGTGCCTGAACGATGGCCCTTCCCTCGTCCTCGTCACCTTGCACGCCCGGCACGACGAGGCGTATCGCGGGAACCGGTGACGGCCGGCGTGCGGATAGAGGGTAATGGGCCAGGACAGCAAAATGATCCCTTTGGTGGTTGTGTGACCAAACCCATAATATTCTCACAGCATGCCCTCGATAATATGCTTGATAGAGGGACATCAAAAGAAGAGGTTGAATTAGCGATAAGGACGGGAGAATGTTTTCCTGCCAAAAAAGGAAGATTGTCCTTCCGTAAGAATTTTAACTATAATGCCACGTGGAAAGGGAAGTCCTATCAGATTAAACAGGTAATGCCTATTGTGGCTGAAGAATACGAGATATTTGTGGTTGTAACAGTATATGTATATTTCTTTGGAGGTGTGAAATGAAGATAA
Coding sequences:
- a CDS encoding HEPN domain-containing protein, with the translated sequence MPPDPGTPADWLRHARSDLSLARKAGDPDTLLETLCFHAQQATEKCFKAILVSRGIPPPATHNLKTLIEKFPPDLGVPADVADAIALTDYAVTTRYPGVYEEVGEDEYRDALRMAERVMAWVESVT
- a CDS encoding DUF4258 domain-containing protein, giving the protein MTAGVRIEGNGPGQQNDPFGGCVTKPIIFSQHALDNMLDRGTSKEEVELAIRTGECFPAKKGRLSFRKNFNYNATWKGKSYQIKQVMPIVAEEYEIFVVVTVYVYFFGGVK
- a CDS encoding nucleotidyltransferase domain-containing protein, which gives rise to MEPTAAAIEKIVRAIVDEVRPIRVILFGSIARGESRASSDVDLLVVVPEGSHRRQMARRLYKAVSGGGVPFDLVIATEGDIDRYGDRIGLVYRTALAEGRVLYAA
- a CDS encoding AbrB/MazE/SpoVT family DNA-binding domain-containing protein, with protein sequence MLLHVDSRKRITIPNDANLRPGDTVELEILSDGRLVLVPVATIPKHQLWAWTPENRKAVSDSLRDPRPSIVLESKEEAEALAKRWDGED